From one Thermatribacter velox genomic stretch:
- a CDS encoding bifunctional homocysteine S-methyltransferase/methylenetetrahydrofolate reductase, translated as MIPFLEFLTNVRVCLADGAMGTELLRRGYPQEVPLELANLTHPELVERIHRDYLSAGAKLLETNTFGANTIKLAASGYERQVAEIIRAGVNIARKVGREQAYVLGSIGPLGKPVGDGFGVRDEEARESYRIQLETFLECGVDALLLETMPSIREVELALEVLSTLSANVPYIVQFSFLPDGSTPYGEGLNRVVEFLKDIDACAVGINCGSGPRDAVRIISYFAEHLPGPFSVQPNAGYPQVVQGRLFYGASPEYFASFARDFVTLGVKILGGCCGTTPAHIEALAKAVHEKGAEPTIEVFELQEEPGEETALPPSTLAEKLGNQFVVTVEITPPKGIDLERVKEGVNFLKQAGVDAVNISDSPMARVRISPIALAHLLKEELGMESIVHFTCRDRNFISLQSELLGAAALGIQNILALTGDPPSIGDHPFARPVFDVNSEGLVQILSKLNSGVDFAGNPLGRATSFTIGVALNPGAADLDREIERLRRKIEYGAHFILTQPIYDVQDLERFLERFAGPLPPILGGILPLRSFRHAEFLHNEVPGITIPEQFRKRMAEAQNPKEEGIAIACEVIARIQKMVAGIYLMPPFEKYDMAVEIIGRLPKECRRG; from the coding sequence ATGATTCCTTTTCTGGAGTTTCTAACCAATGTAAGGGTGTGTCTCGCTGACGGAGCTATGGGCACGGAGCTTCTGCGGCGGGGGTATCCCCAGGAGGTGCCGCTTGAGCTTGCTAACCTGACCCATCCCGAGCTTGTGGAGCGCATTCACAGGGATTATCTCTCGGCTGGGGCAAAGCTTTTAGAAACCAACACTTTTGGAGCGAATACGATAAAGCTGGCTGCCTCTGGCTACGAACGGCAAGTGGCTGAAATCATCCGGGCAGGTGTGAACATTGCCCGCAAGGTAGGCCGGGAACAGGCATACGTTTTGGGTAGCATCGGGCCTCTGGGAAAACCGGTAGGAGACGGTTTTGGAGTGCGTGACGAGGAGGCTCGAGAGTCGTATCGGATCCAACTTGAAACCTTTTTGGAATGCGGTGTTGATGCCTTGCTTTTGGAAACCATGCCCTCGATTCGGGAAGTGGAACTCGCCCTTGAAGTGCTGAGTACTCTTTCTGCAAATGTTCCCTATATCGTGCAGTTTTCTTTTCTTCCTGATGGAAGTACTCCCTACGGAGAAGGATTGAACCGGGTGGTGGAGTTTTTGAAAGACATCGATGCCTGTGCAGTAGGCATCAACTGTGGTAGCGGACCCCGGGATGCGGTGAGAATTATCAGCTATTTTGCTGAACATCTTCCAGGTCCTTTTTCAGTTCAGCCCAATGCTGGGTATCCCCAGGTGGTGCAGGGGAGGTTGTTCTACGGAGCTTCCCCGGAGTATTTTGCTTCCTTTGCCCGGGATTTCGTGACCCTGGGAGTGAAGATCCTTGGTGGATGCTGTGGTACCACGCCGGCACACATTGAAGCGTTGGCCAAGGCCGTGCACGAAAAAGGAGCAGAGCCAACCATTGAGGTTTTTGAGCTTCAGGAGGAACCTGGGGAAGAAACGGCACTCCCTCCTTCCACCCTGGCGGAAAAGTTGGGGAACCAGTTCGTCGTCACCGTGGAGATTACCCCCCCTAAGGGAATAGACCTTGAGCGGGTTAAAGAGGGAGTCAATTTTCTCAAACAGGCCGGTGTTGATGCGGTGAACATCTCTGATTCTCCCATGGCTCGGGTGCGCATTTCTCCCATTGCTCTGGCTCACCTTCTCAAAGAAGAGTTGGGGATGGAATCCATCGTGCATTTTACCTGCCGGGACCGCAACTTTATTTCTCTGCAATCAGAACTCCTGGGTGCCGCTGCCTTAGGGATACAGAACATCTTGGCTCTTACCGGTGATCCACCTTCCATAGGCGACCACCCTTTTGCGCGTCCAGTGTTCGATGTGAATTCTGAGGGCTTGGTCCAGATTTTGAGTAAGCTTAATAGCGGAGTTGATTTTGCCGGCAATCCCCTGGGCAGGGCTACCAGTTTCACCATCGGTGTGGCCTTGAATCCCGGAGCTGCAGACCTCGATAGGGAGATCGAGCGCCTCAGAAGAAAAATAGAGTATGGAGCACACTTCATCCTCACCCAACCCATCTATGACGTGCAGGATTTAGAGCGCTTTCTGGAACGTTTTGCAGGGCCGCTTCCACCCATTTTGGGAGGAATCCTGCCTCTTCGCTCTTTCCGCCACGCCGAGTTTTTGCACAACGAGGTTCCGGGGATTACCATTCCTGAACAGTTCCGAAAGCGCATGGCTGAAGCGCAAAACCCGAAGGAGGAAGGCATTGCCATTGCTTGCGAGGTGATTGCCAGAATCCAGAAGATGGTTGCCGGCATTTACCTTATGCCCCCCTTTGAGAAATACGATATGGCGGTGGAAATAATCGGAAGGTTGCCAAAAGAGTGTAGACGGGGTTAA
- a CDS encoding helix-turn-helix domain-containing protein: MQTFIKLPHEVVVRLGEIACERKCPSVFPVYLALLFHADRKGKCFPSYGRIKEVSGISSDASVRKALRILEECGLIRREKRHGMHGNSIYYLQTSLNEETLSEEHTSINEECTLLNGEHTSMSEAPNFNQCSPKLQPLKSQTSMVEEELYSFNYNHLTISHLTKGKNENEREKENSNLPKSDLEVEREIKELFRSLSGRAMIPPEEIILAKMLYNLPADEVIAIIEDTYLKNPTEFSRKGLFLIPNWEAYQYG, from the coding sequence ATGCAAACTTTTATCAAGCTACCCCATGAAGTAGTGGTGAGGCTGGGGGAAATTGCTTGTGAAAGAAAGTGTCCTTCCGTGTTTCCAGTTTACCTAGCCCTACTTTTTCATGCTGACCGGAAAGGCAAGTGCTTTCCCAGTTATGGGCGGATAAAGGAAGTGTCGGGGATAAGTTCTGATGCATCAGTGAGAAAAGCCCTGCGCATTCTTGAAGAGTGCGGCCTGATCAGGAGGGAGAAAAGGCACGGTATGCACGGAAACAGTATCTACTACCTCCAAACTTCACTCAATGAAGAAACACTCAGTGAAGAACACACTTCAATCAATGAAGAATGCACTTTGCTCAATGGAGAACACACTTCAATGAGTGAAGCGCCAAACTTCAATCAATGTAGTCCTAAACTTCAACCATTGAAGAGCCAAACTTCAATGGTTGAAGAGGAACTATATTCATTTAACTATAACCATTTAACTATCTCTCATTTAACTAAAGGGAAAAACGAGAATGAGAGAGAGAAAGAAAATTCAAATTTACCAAAGAGCGATTTAGAGGTTGAAAGAGAAATCAAGGAGTTATTCCGTTCGCTCTCTGGTAGAGCAATGATCCCACCAGAAGAGATAATCCTTGCCAAAATGCTTTACAACCTACCAGCGGACGAAGTCATCGCAATTATTGAGGACACCTACCTTAAAAACCCGACTGAGTTTTCCCGCAAAGGCTTATTCTTAATCCCCAACTGGGAGGCGTACCAGTATGGTTGA
- a CDS encoding KaiC domain-containing protein: MSKAQREALTEGLYRLSDLEKKAPPLSGVPTGVPGLDALFYRLEWKEGKPQRVPLPGFPRYAVVHLTGVPDTGKSLAAEQFALTQAERNEKVLLVTVELPGPFLVQSLRERARAMGIDWGKVERNILLADCATHAELRDNVVALTSLIEGVVEREGVKHVVIDSVTGLYEGKEMMARGIVRKLYQTMKALYQTAVFISQKRSSHEETSAEAAGGYAVPHIVDCTIVFSKFTVASKQAASLYGAPVGDVVRTLRIDGCRLCGHDTRIHRLIIDEQGIVKVEEPLSKEG, encoded by the coding sequence GTGAGCAAAGCACAACGTGAAGCGCTCACCGAGGGGCTGTACCGACTTTCAGACCTTGAAAAGAAAGCACCACCTCTTTCTGGTGTTCCCACGGGAGTTCCAGGGCTTGATGCGCTTTTTTACCGCTTGGAGTGGAAAGAAGGAAAACCCCAGAGAGTGCCTCTTCCGGGTTTTCCACGCTATGCAGTGGTTCACTTAACTGGTGTTCCGGATACCGGTAAGTCCCTGGCTGCAGAGCAGTTTGCCTTAACTCAGGCTGAACGCAACGAAAAGGTGCTCCTGGTTACCGTGGAGCTTCCCGGCCCTTTCTTGGTGCAGAGTTTGCGAGAAAGGGCGCGAGCAATGGGCATTGACTGGGGAAAGGTGGAGCGCAACATCCTGCTTGCTGACTGTGCCACTCATGCCGAGCTACGGGACAACGTGGTGGCGCTTACCTCACTCATTGAGGGTGTGGTGGAGCGGGAAGGCGTAAAGCACGTGGTCATTGATTCGGTGACCGGGCTTTATGAGGGGAAAGAAATGATGGCCCGGGGCATTGTGCGCAAGCTTTACCAGACCATGAAAGCCCTTTATCAAACTGCTGTCTTTATTTCTCAGAAGCGTTCAAGTCATGAGGAAACTTCTGCTGAGGCGGCAGGTGGTTATGCAGTGCCCCACATTGTGGACTGCACCATCGTATTTTCCAAATTTACCGTTGCTTCCAAACAAGCAGCCAGCCTTTATGGAGCACCGGTTGGTGATGTGGTGCGCACTCTGCGCATCGATGGCTGTAGACTTTGTGGCCATGATACCCGCATTCACCGTCTGATCATCGATGAGCAGGGAATAGTGAAAGTGGAAGAACCCTTGAGTAAGGAGGGATGA
- a CDS encoding sigma factor-like helix-turn-helix DNA-binding protein gives MQEVIPGNWGNLQNFIEDELAYKVFEESLRILGGPRKIVLLQRLTWVSSLLEAALVIVLREIFDKTAEEIAAELGISTNTVRNILRADPERALQYLEEKMKDEEAEAKGVHVAGGLAKKAFEEIRSRLKL, from the coding sequence ATGCAAGAAGTCATTCCTGGCAACTGGGGAAATCTGCAGAATTTCATTGAGGATGAGCTGGCTTACAAAGTGTTTGAAGAGAGCCTGCGTATCCTGGGAGGGCCCAGAAAAATCGTTCTTCTGCAACGCTTGACCTGGGTCTCTTCGTTGCTGGAGGCAGCGCTGGTCATCGTTCTGCGAGAAATTTTTGACAAAACAGCTGAGGAAATTGCTGCTGAACTGGGCATAAGTACTAACACGGTGCGCAACATTCTCAGAGCTGACCCGGAGCGGGCCCTGCAGTATCTGGAAGAAAAAATGAAGGATGAAGAAGCGGAAGCCAAAGGCGTACACGTGGCAGGTGGCTTAGCCAAAAAAGCTTTTGAAGAAATCCGCTCCCGACTCAAACTTTAA
- a CDS encoding aminopeptidase yields MPELYEYELGKAADILTRELFRLQEGETFVITADTESDPRVVDATARAAFSCGAKPLVVWIPAPLGVGKAADPMLPQGALTALLKEADAWVEFNNQWLLYSTPYDIAVKENKKLRHLCLVGMNVDMMVRCIGRVNYPVLKEFEERLADMTRNAKHVRMTTPAGEDVEFENDPNHPVNCELGYADTPGSHMMSGQVAWSPKLDSINGVIVFDGSVVPPIGLLREPIRLTVEKGKIVKVEGGKEAVEFESWLRSFNHPQMFQMAHVCYGFNPGAKLTGDILEDERVWGCTEWGVGNIGAILIPPDGIPAPSHSDGICLNTSVWLDGKLIIDKGRVVDEELKKLAALLGKE; encoded by the coding sequence TTGCCCGAACTATACGAGTATGAACTTGGAAAAGCTGCCGATATCCTAACCCGCGAGCTTTTCCGCCTTCAAGAAGGAGAAACCTTTGTTATCACTGCAGACACCGAAAGCGATCCCCGGGTGGTTGACGCTACTGCCCGGGCCGCTTTTTCTTGTGGTGCCAAGCCTCTGGTGGTGTGGATTCCCGCTCCGCTGGGTGTGGGCAAAGCTGCCGACCCCATGCTTCCCCAGGGAGCTCTGACTGCGCTTCTTAAGGAAGCCGACGCCTGGGTGGAGTTCAACAACCAGTGGCTGCTTTACTCCACTCCCTATGACATTGCGGTGAAGGAAAACAAGAAACTGCGCCATCTCTGCCTGGTGGGGATGAACGTTGACATGATGGTGCGCTGCATCGGCCGGGTCAACTATCCAGTGCTCAAGGAATTTGAAGAACGGCTTGCTGATATGACCCGCAATGCAAAACATGTCCGCATGACCACTCCCGCTGGTGAGGATGTGGAGTTTGAAAACGACCCCAACCATCCTGTGAACTGTGAACTGGGTTATGCCGATACCCCGGGTTCTCATATGATGTCGGGGCAGGTGGCCTGGTCTCCCAAACTGGATTCCATAAACGGGGTTATCGTCTTCGATGGCTCGGTGGTGCCCCCCATCGGTCTTTTGCGGGAGCCTATCCGCCTCACCGTGGAGAAGGGCAAAATTGTCAAGGTGGAAGGTGGCAAGGAAGCGGTAGAGTTTGAAAGCTGGCTGCGCAGTTTCAACCACCCCCAGATGTTCCAGATGGCTCACGTTTGCTACGGCTTCAACCCGGGTGCCAAGCTGACCGGCGATATTCTGGAAGATGAGCGAGTTTGGGGATGCACCGAGTGGGGCGTGGGCAACATCGGAGCTATTCTCATCCCACCCGACGGCATACCGGCGCCTTCCCACTCTGACGGTATCTGCCTCAACACTTCGGTCTGGCTGGATGGCAAATTAATCATTGACAAGGGCAGAGTAGTCGATGAGGAACTCAAGAAACTGGCTGCTTTGCTCGGTAAAGAGTGA
- a CDS encoding aminopeptidase, with translation MVLKVAPLMKGAMIAVRDCMGAKPGEKALVVTDTGKLHIAESFLYAFCALGVDATLFLMLPRTHHAEEPPEEVKAAMCASDVALLVTTYSLTHTHARMEATERGVRIASMPGITEDMLTVGAMTADYNQVSELSWKLTRMLDEAETAEITTERGTNLRMSLKGRKPGTPPDDGLYRERGRWGNLPAGEAYIAPVEESVEGVAVVDGSMSPLGVLSEPIVLTIERGRAVKIEGGREAAELKRLLEELDDPNAYMVGELGIGTNEKARITGNILEDEKAFRTVHIALGMNVDMGGIIESKTHNDGIICNPTLKLDGKLVMDKGEFVI, from the coding sequence ATGGTTTTGAAAGTTGCACCGCTTATGAAAGGGGCAATGATTGCAGTCCGGGACTGCATGGGCGCAAAGCCCGGCGAGAAAGCTTTAGTGGTGACCGACACCGGTAAACTGCACATTGCCGAAAGCTTTCTGTACGCCTTTTGTGCTCTGGGTGTTGATGCTACGCTCTTTTTAATGCTTCCCCGTACCCATCATGCTGAAGAGCCCCCTGAAGAAGTAAAGGCAGCAATGTGTGCAAGCGATGTAGCGCTTCTGGTTACTACCTACAGCTTAACCCACACTCATGCTCGCATGGAGGCCACCGAGCGTGGGGTGCGTATTGCCAGCATGCCGGGAATAACCGAAGATATGCTTACTGTGGGAGCCATGACTGCCGACTACAACCAGGTGTCTGAGTTGAGCTGGAAGCTTACCCGAATGCTTGACGAGGCTGAAACAGCTGAAATTACCACCGAGCGGGGAACTAACCTCCGCATGAGTTTGAAAGGCAGAAAGCCGGGCACTCCGCCTGACGATGGGCTTTACCGGGAGCGGGGAAGATGGGGCAACCTTCCAGCAGGAGAGGCCTATATTGCCCCGGTTGAAGAATCGGTTGAAGGTGTAGCGGTTGTGGACGGTTCCATGTCGCCCCTGGGAGTTTTGAGCGAACCTATTGTGCTCACCATTGAGAGAGGCAGAGCGGTGAAGATTGAAGGGGGAAGAGAAGCTGCAGAGCTCAAGCGCCTGCTTGAAGAGCTCGATGACCCCAATGCCTATATGGTGGGCGAGCTGGGTATCGGAACCAACGAAAAGGCCCGAATAACCGGGAACATCCTGGAAGATGAGAAAGCTTTCCGGACCGTGCACATTGCGCTGGGAATGAACGTGGACATGGGTGGAATTATCGAGTCCAAGACCCACAACGACGGCATCATCTGTAATCCCACTCTGAAGCTGGATGGGAAGTTGGTTATGGATAAGGGAGAATTTGTAATTTGA
- a CDS encoding ABC transporter substrate-binding protein, protein MQWKKLLALAAVSLLLLMAAGGVLAQESQKIVRFTEAWPTYIDPAVAADFSSSVSVANLYDTLVFPTYDGEVVPHLAERWEISDDGLTYTFYLRKGVKFHDGSELTAEDVVFSMNRLLTIGQGYSYIFKPVIEKVEALDDYTVRFTLKKSFGPFLYALVRLYVLNKDLVMQHIEDTGEYGEYGDYGKRWLLTHDAGSGPYMVKEMRMEEYLHAVQFPDYWKPIPEDAPLEFKFIGTTETATVRTLMSKRELEISDFRQPAEFYKNIAKLPGIKVAKLFGGSTFYCMMHNQKPPTDDIHFRKALAYCIDYDAIANQIFPGARQAQGPVSFILPGHNPDVYQYKRDLEKAREELKKSKYYEQLDQYPVDLVWCAEVPDEEKVALLIQANAAEIGIKVNVVKTPWMKIIDEVATPESTAHMYLIFVSPHYAEAGSMLQSKYHSSSCGTWEQTEWLQDPELDAMIEDAIATVDHEERFAKYRKIQEYIVDLCPSLFLIDQPENYAYQDYYIDWVAAERAERGEKVNPVMGYNHYMLDVKVYPEKRDELLKK, encoded by the coding sequence ATGCAGTGGAAAAAGCTTTTAGCTCTGGCGGCAGTTTCCCTCCTGCTTTTGATGGCAGCAGGTGGGGTGCTGGCGCAGGAATCCCAGAAAATCGTCCGTTTCACCGAGGCCTGGCCCACCTACATCGACCCGGCCGTGGCTGCAGATTTTTCAAGTTCAGTTTCCGTGGCTAACCTTTATGATACCCTGGTTTTTCCCACTTACGATGGGGAAGTGGTTCCTCACCTGGCTGAACGCTGGGAAATTTCCGATGACGGACTTACCTATACCTTTTATCTCCGCAAGGGGGTTAAGTTCCACGACGGAAGTGAGCTTACTGCTGAAGACGTGGTATTTAGCATGAATCGTTTGCTCACCATTGGCCAGGGTTATAGCTACATCTTCAAACCGGTGATTGAAAAAGTAGAAGCACTTGATGACTACACCGTGCGCTTCACTCTCAAAAAATCCTTCGGTCCTTTCCTGTACGCTTTGGTGCGTCTTTACGTGCTCAATAAAGACCTGGTGATGCAGCACATAGAGGATACCGGTGAGTATGGCGAATACGGCGATTATGGCAAGCGCTGGTTGCTCACCCACGATGCGGGTTCTGGACCTTACATGGTCAAGGAGATGCGCATGGAAGAATACCTGCACGCCGTCCAGTTTCCTGATTACTGGAAGCCCATTCCCGAAGATGCACCCCTGGAGTTCAAATTTATCGGCACCACCGAGACAGCCACTGTGCGCACCCTGATGAGCAAGAGAGAGCTCGAGATTTCCGACTTCCGTCAGCCCGCTGAGTTTTACAAAAACATTGCCAAGCTTCCGGGAATCAAAGTAGCCAAACTCTTCGGAGGTAGCACTTTCTACTGCATGATGCATAATCAGAAACCGCCTACCGATGACATTCACTTCCGCAAGGCGCTGGCCTACTGCATCGATTACGATGCCATTGCCAACCAGATTTTCCCCGGAGCTCGTCAGGCTCAAGGTCCGGTGTCTTTCATTCTGCCCGGCCACAACCCGGACGTTTACCAGTACAAGCGCGACCTTGAAAAAGCCCGGGAAGAGCTCAAAAAGTCCAAGTATTATGAGCAGTTAGACCAGTACCCGGTGGATCTTGTCTGGTGTGCTGAAGTACCTGATGAGGAAAAGGTGGCTCTGCTTATCCAGGCCAATGCAGCGGAAATCGGCATCAAGGTCAACGTGGTGAAAACTCCCTGGATGAAGATTATTGACGAGGTCGCCACCCCGGAAAGCACTGCCCACATGTACCTGATTTTTGTTTCACCCCACTATGCGGAGGCTGGCTCCATGCTGCAGTCCAAGTACCACTCCTCGTCCTGTGGAACCTGGGAACAGACCGAGTGGTTGCAGGATCCCGAATTGGACGCCATGATCGAAGATGCCATCGCTACCGTAGATCATGAAGAGCGCTTTGCCAAGTACCGCAAGATTCAAGAGTACATTGTGGATCTGTGTCCTTCGCTTTTCCTTATCGACCAGCCGGAAAACTATGCCTATCAGGACTACTACATTGACTGGGTGGCTGCTGAGCGTGCCGAGCGGGGTGAGAAAGTCAACCCGGTAATGGGCTACAACCACTACATGCTGGATGTGAAAGTGTATCCCGAAAAGAGGGATGAGTTGCTTAAAAAATAA
- a CDS encoding ABC transporter permease, with protein MNFSRYLARRLGYSVFVLIGLSIVIFLIARMVPGDPARAALGPRATEEAVQALREKLHLDKPIYVQYVYWLKSVLQGDFGESLFTRRPVIEDVKEFLPATLELALFAGLFMAVFGILLGILAARYSNTWVDNLIRVFSYLGIATPAFVVAIILMLVLGMRYEIFPTIGRLSSWVEAPPRITGLITLDSLITGNFAAFFDALKHLFLPAVSLSLGGMFQEARITRSSMLENMKKDYIAAMQAYGVPKRVVMSKYLLKPSVIPTVSILGLDFASLIGNAFLVELLFNWPGLSRYGINVMLRKDVEAIVAVIMILGIVFTVVNILVDLIVAYLDPRIRLVERGE; from the coding sequence ATGAACTTTTCAAGGTATTTAGCAAGGCGTTTGGGTTATTCGGTGTTCGTGTTGATTGGGCTTTCCATCGTGATTTTCCTGATTGCCCGCATGGTACCTGGAGACCCAGCCCGAGCAGCGCTCGGTCCCCGGGCAACCGAAGAAGCGGTGCAGGCCCTACGCGAAAAGCTGCATCTGGATAAGCCCATTTACGTGCAATATGTGTACTGGTTGAAATCGGTGTTGCAGGGAGACTTTGGTGAATCACTGTTTACCCGCCGTCCGGTGATTGAAGATGTTAAAGAATTTCTACCTGCTACTTTGGAGTTGGCCCTTTTTGCAGGGCTTTTCATGGCGGTTTTTGGAATCCTGCTGGGCATCCTCGCTGCTCGCTATAGCAACACCTGGGTGGACAACCTGATTCGGGTATTTTCCTATCTGGGCATTGCCACCCCGGCTTTTGTGGTGGCCATAATCCTGATGCTGGTTCTGGGCATGCGCTATGAAATATTCCCCACCATAGGCCGCCTTAGCTCCTGGGTGGAAGCCCCACCCCGTATAACCGGCCTTATCACGCTGGACAGCCTGATTACCGGCAATTTTGCGGCCTTTTTTGATGCTCTGAAGCATCTCTTTCTTCCAGCAGTGAGCCTTTCCTTGGGCGGTATGTTTCAGGAGGCGCGGATTACCCGCTCCAGCATGCTTGAGAATATGAAGAAAGACTACATTGCCGCCATGCAGGCCTATGGAGTTCCCAAACGAGTGGTAATGTCCAAATACCTGCTCAAACCCTCGGTCATTCCCACCGTTTCCATTCTGGGTTTGGACTTTGCCTCGTTGATTGGGAATGCCTTTCTGGTGGAACTGCTTTTCAACTGGCCAGGGCTTTCCCGCTACGGCATTAACGTGATGCTGCGCAAAGACGTGGAGGCCATCGTGGCGGTAATCATGATTTTGGGGATTGTATTCACCGTGGTCAACATCCTGGTTGACCTGATTGTGGCTTACCTGGATCCCCGCATCCGGCTGGTGGAAAGGGGTGAATGA
- a CDS encoding ABC transporter permease has protein sequence MALKTQNARRSTLGLWWYKFSKNYLSVIGLIIVLFIVFCAVFAPWVSPYPEHAGPFVNYGEANQPPSLKHLCGTDIFGRDILSRIFFAFRSSLLMGVVVLAIVVPVGVTLGLLAGYFKESWVDVLIMRITDIFLSVPPLILALAITSVLEPNLTNAMIAVSAMWWPWYTRLVYGMAISLRNEYFVQSAELLGASKLHILFREILPNCLSTILTKMTLDMGWVILIGAALSFVGLGEQPPKPALGTMVSDGAKYLPEYWWMAVFPGLAIMLIVLGFNLLGDGIGDLFAMEES, from the coding sequence ATGGCTTTGAAGACGCAAAACGCTCGCCGCAGTACCTTGGGGTTGTGGTGGTACAAGTTTTCCAAGAACTACCTCTCGGTAATCGGTCTCATCATCGTTCTTTTTATCGTTTTTTGTGCGGTTTTTGCGCCCTGGGTAAGCCCATACCCGGAGCATGCTGGTCCTTTCGTAAACTATGGTGAAGCCAATCAACCCCCCAGCTTGAAGCATCTCTGCGGGACGGATATCTTTGGGCGGGACATCTTAAGCAGGATATTCTTTGCTTTCCGCTCCTCTCTTTTGATGGGAGTGGTGGTTCTGGCCATCGTGGTCCCGGTGGGGGTAACCCTGGGCCTTCTGGCCGGTTATTTCAAAGAAAGCTGGGTGGATGTTCTCATCATGAGGATAACCGATATTTTTCTTTCCGTTCCCCCGCTGATTCTGGCTCTGGCCATTACCTCGGTTCTCGAGCCCAACCTTACCAATGCCATGATTGCCGTATCAGCGATGTGGTGGCCTTGGTACACGCGGTTGGTTTACGGAATGGCTATTTCTCTGCGCAACGAATACTTTGTGCAGTCTGCGGAACTCCTGGGAGCCAGCAAACTGCACATCTTGTTCCGGGAAATTCTCCCTAACTGCCTTTCCACCATCCTCACCAAGATGACCCTGGATATGGGCTGGGTCATCTTGATTGGTGCAGCGTTGAGCTTTGTGGGTCTGGGCGAGCAGCCCCCCAAGCCGGCTCTGGGTACCATGGTGTCTGACGGGGCCAAGTACCTTCCTGAATACTGGTGGATGGCGGTTTTCCCAGGTCTGGCCATCATGCTGATTGTTTTGGGATTTAACCTACTCGGTGACGGCATCGGAGACCTTTTTGCCATGGAGGAGTCGTGA
- a CDS encoding ABC transporter ATP-binding protein codes for MEPLLNIEDLEVHFKVYGGFLRVLDGVNFQVFPGEKVGLVGETGCGKTTTMKTVMRILPQPPGVIRGGRIFFRGKDVLRMREQEVEALRRKSISMIFQDPTASLNPVFTIGEQMLEVVRFARGAKGEDSSNRKIAIRALQEVALPDPERILASYPLQLSGGMRQRVCIAMALLSHKELLIADEPGTSLDVTIQDQILRLIHRLAEERNMAVILISHSLGVIREWTDRVYVMYAGYMIEEAKTAELFAEPLHPYTQALMRCVPKLTGTGVFEGIPGRIPDYFDPPSGCRFHPRCPQAFERCLKEKPPFYEVKDGHRVACFLFGGKSDA; via the coding sequence GTGGAACCGCTTTTGAACATAGAAGACCTCGAAGTGCATTTCAAGGTTTACGGTGGCTTTTTGCGAGTTCTGGACGGTGTTAACTTTCAGGTGTTTCCCGGTGAAAAAGTGGGTTTGGTGGGGGAAACTGGCTGCGGGAAGACCACTACCATGAAAACGGTGATGCGCATCCTTCCCCAGCCCCCAGGTGTGATTCGGGGAGGCAGGATTTTCTTTCGGGGCAAGGATGTGCTCAGGATGCGGGAGCAGGAAGTCGAAGCCCTGCGTAGGAAAAGCATCTCCATGATTTTTCAGGACCCCACCGCCAGCTTGAATCCGGTGTTCACCATTGGGGAGCAGATGCTGGAAGTGGTCCGCTTTGCACGAGGTGCAAAGGGTGAGGATTCTTCTAACCGAAAGATTGCTATTCGAGCACTTCAGGAAGTGGCTCTTCCTGACCCAGAGCGCATCCTGGCCAGCTACCCCCTGCAGCTTTCTGGAGGCATGCGCCAGCGAGTGTGCATTGCCATGGCGCTTTTGAGTCACAAGGAGCTGCTCATTGCTGATGAGCCGGGCACTTCTTTGGATGTTACCATTCAGGACCAGATTTTGCGCCTCATCCACCGCCTGGCTGAAGAGCGCAACATGGCGGTGATTCTTATTTCTCACTCCTTAGGAGTGATTCGGGAGTGGACGGACCGGGTGTACGTGATGTACGCTGGCTATATGATTGAAGAGGCAAAAACTGCCGAGCTTTTTGCCGAACCTCTCCACCCTTACACTCAGGCGCTAATGCGCTGTGTTCCCAAGCTCACCGGAACAGGTGTTTTTGAGGGGATACCAGGCAGGATACCCGACTACTTCGATCCACCTTCGGGCTGCCGTTTCCATCCTCGCTGCCCGCAGGCCTTCGAGCGCTGCTTAAAGGAAAAACCTCCTTTTTATGAAGTAAAAGACGGCCACCGGGTGGCCTGTTTTTTGTTTGGAGGAAAGAGCGATGCATGA